The genomic segment aaaaatatacaattaatgtaaaatctaaatgtattttatattttattgtttacctgcatgtcatgcgACATTTAACCATGTCAGGGAAAAACCGTGCACATGCAGATGTGTGtactgaattattaaattaaaaggaTATACTTCAATCAAATATTTTTGGCAAAAAGCTTTGAGAATCCCTGGTTTAGAGAGTGACAGCATACCCCCCTCTTCAACAAGCCTCAAAACCGAgctatattttctttaatattcatgCATGTAGCATAAAAGCTTGGACGTATGACAAACCTAAGTTCAATACTTACTGTTACAGGTTTGTTCAAATCCTTATGACAGTGAAAGTGATTACTGATTTTGCAAACTTTATACTAAAATGCAGTAGTGCACGAATTTCCAGcaaccaaaaaatatttgtttgaaaaatttatttttcggTTTCGGTGACCAAACACTGACCAAGAAGGTGACTTTTAGCAGTTATCTGATGGTACATTTTGACTGTGTCAGTGTCTATTTGTGCACACTTGGGATGATCTGAGCTGATCTCAAGGATTGGGATTGGGaccaattaagttttttttttttttttaaactaatcagTATGGGTTCTTCTAAGCCAAATCCTTATTTTACATCAGCTGTCATGCAGGTGTCTTGCAGTCGGTATTAACTTTAATGTACTTGAAGTGTGCACCAAACACAAGGAAAATACAAGTTTTGGATTGTGTGGACGGGATTGACAAAAtcagtttatcattttaaatggatcTTAATCTTGATGAACACAGATCTTTTAGTCAATGCTGTCTTCAGTTGATGCATGAACCAAACTTTACCAAACATTATTCCAgtaatcacaataagctttgCAACTTTTAATATGACACAAAGTCTGAGCTTTCAAACGGTCTGTCAGTTTTTCTAATGAAAGTAAAACAATACGTTAACAATTCGGTTTCGGTGCCTCACTACATACGGGACGGATAGATTTATACATTTCTTGCGTAAGTAGATAACAGGAAAGCCTTCCCTTATgacaacagcacaaacaaaagaagaaaacaacaggTTCTGTGGGCAGAAACAACTAACAGCTACTTACCCAAAACACACTTTTCCCAGGACTTCAGCTCCTTTGTTTATCTCCGTTCTTGCTTTCTTCAGCTGTGTGCTGTGGCTCATTCTGCTCCCGTATGTCGTTCTGTTCCTCCTCGCTCTCTGTGACCTCTCCGTCAGCTTTCCCATCATCCCCGTCTGCCGAAGCCTCACTCTGGCGTACGCTGACAGAGATGACCAGCGCTTGCACGATACCGTAGATCAACGCAAACAGCAGCAGGTACTCCTGTACCACCCACAGCAGTCCGGCCATCCCGACAGACGACACCAGAAACATGGCCATCCCGTGGAGCCACAGCTTCAGCGCCCCCTGCACCCCCAGCACGTCCAAAAGTAACTTGGTCGGAGGGGATACGGTGGTCAGGAAGCCCACCACAAACAAGTCAAAGAGGTGGCGGAGGAAATTAAAGCAAATATCGTAGTGCTCAGGCACGATTTCTCCCGTCCACGAGCGAGAGAAGAACTGGAATGCAGATGTCTGCGGCGTGGGGGACGGCGGAGGCGTCCCATAGTCTGACTCCCCATCAACTTCATCGCTGTCCCACGTCCCTTCACTCCACCCGGCACATTTCTGCTGGTGGAGCGGGGTGGACAGCGACCACCGGGGCCAGAAAAAGTATCTGGATGGAAGCATTCGGCTCCACCAGCGCGAGGAGCTTCGGGCGGCTGCTTTCTCAATCTCAACATCAGCCCTCAGCTCTTCAACTTCCAACGGCTTGAAAGTCTCCTCGGTCTCCCAGAATTCCTCTGCGATTGTCTTTTGGTCCTTTTTGGTGTTCTCGCCCCTCCAAACCCAGGCAGTAAGTCCCCATAAGCCCCATCTGCTTCTAGCATGAATCTCCGTTGTTGGGGGTTTCTCAGGTTTGGCCTTACTGCCCCAGGACGAGTACAGACTCGCTGGACTGACCCACCCCCAAACTCGCCCTACAACTGCGGTCATGTCTGCACTATTACTTTATAATGTATAGTGTTAAGTCTTTATAATGTGTGGGGGGGAAGCTAATATAGTTGATAATTACACATTAATAACTATAGTATAACGCAATAATAAGCACAGACACCTCTTCATCTAATGGTATAGCTATTAAAAAGTCAGAAAACTTTAGAACGATGTATAAAGTGTTACACTGCTTCAAGTATAAGAAGACAATGAGACCTCAGCAGACCTGTGTTAAGGCGTGTTTGTATTAAAGCAGCTGAACCAGAAAACGACTGACGGCCACACCTGTGCAAATCACTCAGTGACAGgaaaagaacataatttttaattaaaattaaaaccgaAACCGAACCAATATTCCTGTGGCAGGGGGGTTTCGTTTATTTTGAGCTCTCCGGCGGAGCGGCGTCGGTTAGCATGTCTGAACTAGCCGCGCGACTTTAAACACTGAACTGTGTCGATGCTGAACGACGAAACACTAGCGACAGGGGAATAAAACATACCTGCGACCCCAAATCCTCAGTTTTATATGACTGCAGTAAGGACATGCAGTTACATCTTCCAGACATCACGGTCTCTCTgcttcacttaaaaaaataaataaataaacatttgagtcCACTTATAGAAGCCAGCTTCACATTCCTGTTCACTAGCACCCGGCAGAAACGTGCTAAAATTAAACCGTTTCAGCACGTAACCAGCTCGACAAGGTGCGAAAATACAGTCCAGTTTAAGTATGTTtaagttttggttttgttttctagGTGGTTTGATTGTGTGTTATTTGGGATAATGGGTTCTTTCAAACGGTTCATTTGAAAGAACTGGTTCAACCAATCAATTCAGTGAATCTTTTAACTCGCGCTGCCTGATATCTCGGCGTGGATTATTGTTCGATCGAAAATGTCCCATTAAAGCCATATAAAAAAGCCACATTGCTGTTATTTACGAGTATTTCATTACGAATCATACATGGATGTAAGAGACTAGCTGGAATAAATGCCAttactttttattacatttatatttatgcatttagctgaCACTTTATGGATGTAAGAGACTAGCTGGAATAAATGCCATTACTTTTTCAATAGTAAAAAGTATGCTAATATGCCATACCTGAATACCACAGATCTTTTACTtcatataataaaagaaatacgCTAATATATATGCCAAGGTTCAGAATTTAACAATTCTTTCTATCTGTTCTCGGTTCGATGAGTTGGAGTTGTTGACTCGAC from the Cyprinus carpio isolate SPL01 unplaced genomic scaffold, ASM1834038v1 S000006747, whole genome shotgun sequence genome contains:
- the LOC109063813 gene encoding uncharacterized protein LOC109063813, with the protein product MTAVVGRVWGWVSPASLYSSWGSKAKPEKPPTTEIHARSRWGLWGLTAWVWRGENTKKDQKTIAEEFWETEETFKPLEVEELRADVEIEKAAARSSSRWWSRMLPSRYFFWPRWSLSTPLHQQKCAGWSEGTWDSDEVDGESDYGTPPPSPTPQTSAFQFFSRSWTGEIVPEHYDICFNFLRHLFDLFVVGFLTTVSPPTKLLLDVLGVQGALKLWLHGMAMFLVSSVGMAGLLWVVQEYLLLFALIYGIVQALVISVSVRQSEASADGDDGKADGEVTESEEEQNDIREQNEPQHTAEESKNGDKQRS